Within Eggerthella timonensis, the genomic segment TTCTCGGCTTCGCGGATGGTCTGCTCGTAGTTGTCGATCTTGTAGTTCAGGCGGTCGAGCCCGGCCTGCATCTCGGCGATGCGCTGCTGCACGAGGTCGCGCTGCTCCTCGAGCAGCGCCTTGCGCGCTTCGAGCGTCGCGTCGCCCTCCTCGAACAGCGCCATGTACTCGATGAGGGCCTCGATGGACACGTTCGCGCCGCGCATGCACTTCACGAATTGCACGCGCGCGCAATCCTGCTCGCTGTAATCGCGGATGCCGCTCGCCGTGCGGGTGACGTTCGGCAGCAGGCCGATGCGCTCGTAGTAGCGCAGCGTGTCGGCGGAAAGCCCGTACTCTTTGCTCACTTCGGCAATCTTCATGGGATGCTCCTTACCTCGTACGTGCATTGAAGCACATGGAGCGCACTCCAAGTCAAGCGATCGGTTGAATCCGGACTCGGTTCATACAACCTCTTGACTTGGAGTGAACTCGAAGGAATAGGATGGAGCCCGTCAGACATCCAAGACGAGAGGACGAGGCATATGGACATGAACGAGAGCCTGGGCCCGGCGGCGGTGTTCCCGCTGGGGGAGCGCAACGACGCCTACGCGGCGTATTTCGCGGGGCAGAGCTACCTCGCGCCGCTCGCGGACGCGGATGCGGGCGTGGGCGTGAGCAACGTGACGTTCGAGCCGGGGTGCCGCAACAACTGGCACGTGCATCACGAGGGCGGCCAGATCCTGCTGGTCACCGGCGGGCGCGGCTACTATCAGGAATGGGGCGCGCCGGCGCGCGAGCTGAGGCCGGGAGATGCGGTGAGCATCCCTCCCGAGGTGAAGCACTGGCATGGCGCGGCGCCCGACAGCTGGTTCTCGCACGTGGCCATCGCGGTGCCGGCCGAGGGCGCGTCGAACGAGTGGCTCGAGCCCGTGTCGGACGAGGAGTACGCCGCGCTCGCGTAGGTCTACCGGGCGGGCGCGGCGAGGCGGGCGCGCCGCTCGGCAAGGCCGTGCCGGTTCCGTCGCCCGGCCTCCGATGTAGTTGCTTTCTGGGAACGGGGAAGCCGCTTCGCCACAAGCGGCTTCTTCCGGTATCATAGACAAGTTGCGCCTACGGGCGCGGCCATGCACCGAACCGCAAGCAGAAAGCACGCACGCATCATGATCATGCAGCTCGAACATATTTCGAAGTCGTTCGGAGGGCGCCAGCTCTTCCACGACGTGACGTTCCGCCTCGAGGAGTACGAGCGCCTCGCGCTCGTGGGCCCGAACGGCGCCGGCAAAACCACCATGCTCAACATCATCTCGGGGGCCGAGGACGCCGACGAGGGCCGCGTGCTGTTCGCGAAGGGCGCGCGCGTGGGCTACCTCGAGCAGGAGGCCATCGAGATGTGCGACCAGCCCATCTTCGAGGAGGTCATGTCATCGCAGGTGGAGGTGCTCGAGGCGGAGCGCCGCCTGCACAAGCTCGAGGCCGAGCTGGGCGAGAACCCCACGCCGCAGCAGCTGGCAGCTGCGGGCCGCGCCCGCGACGCCTACGAGGTGCTGGGCGGCTACACCATCGAGGCGAAGGTGAAGAGCGTCATGTTCGGCCTCGGCTTCAAAGAGGGCGACCTCGCGCGCTCCACCACCGAGTTCTCGGGCGGCTGGCAGATGCGCATAGCGTTGGCCAAGCTGCTCATCCGCAACCCCGAGGTGCTGCTGCTCGACGAGCCCACGAACCACCTCGACCTGGAGAGCGTGAAGTGGCTCGAGGGCTTTTTGCGCGGCTACGCCGGCACGGTCATCGTGGTCAGCCACGACCGCGCCTTCATGGACAACATGGTGGATCGCGTGGCAGAAGTGGACAACGGCCAGGTCAAC encodes:
- a CDS encoding MerR family transcriptional regulator produces the protein MKIAEVSKEYGLSADTLRYYERIGLLPNVTRTASGIRDYSEQDCARVQFVKCMRGANVSIEALIEYMALFEEGDATLEARKALLEEQRDLVQQRIAEMQAGLDRLNYKIDNYEQTIREAEKKLRG
- a CDS encoding cupin domain-containing protein, giving the protein MDMNESLGPAAVFPLGERNDAYAAYFAGQSYLAPLADADAGVGVSNVTFEPGCRNNWHVHHEGGQILLVTGGRGYYQEWGAPARELRPGDAVSIPPEVKHWHGAAPDSWFSHVAIAVPAEGASNEWLEPVSDEEYAALA